The following are from one region of the Nicotiana tomentosiformis chromosome 7, ASM39032v3, whole genome shotgun sequence genome:
- the LOC104089362 gene encoding COP1-interacting protein 7 isoform X2, whose amino-acid sequence MDSRTRLDYALFQLTPTRTRCDLVIYAGNNSEKLASGLLEPFITHLKSAKDQISKGGYSITLRPSPTNAYWFTKATLQRFVGFVSTPEILERFVTIEREITQIESSVQSNEGNASAFDGDSKFSAGFPKFKGESDGIGDAAQEENPKIRLQRVLESRKAVLRREQAMAYARALVSGFDMDNLDDLISFANAFGALRLREACIKFMELCNKKRDDGIWMDEVAALQAYSPELSYFGRSGIMLAAEHSDVTQDIMLNNQNIGLSSRKQNGSIDASTSDTISHASLDTNQENGLPPPIQMHSTDGKSQAIWPNNLPPYMQNFQNPAFQQMPPYPGYMFSGMQANPTYYPGMPWPANAEDSIRGPGHESDYNWKNKPPSKNKKKYSNGRGPINSTEDDKHESNNSASNSDSDDYEDDKKTQLPIDNLQTKKHGKSSSRKVVIRNINYIASNRNEQTDSSTEDSSADEDAGSLRKQVEEAVGSWERHHNSTSRNKKKRDGKKVKKSGNISNGASKGSTKDEVTREENIGKNWDIFQNILMQDADSRANDTGSKSFVEDVAPASNVRSEGLLKQWTPSADSLIVTERQLGHEDKVPQQNIGEEKSFRPVNRRESTEEELLFSHRTQESDRYPQSILSNGATESVVLKNHKEEDWLAGNLLNKSIRQGEISDQNIFVGDYALETGKDKNGILFDDSIMVQSHSVDTASDYHQQTDIFMVSDIVGAEQVKHNMPNHVVKDKLDSSDTCEPNDLFMVLGSASTAEQVPASWNPEIDYENDVFLSETLKIHCDVRPTDMKLPQNDEETKKTGKDFGRKGVGKEPKSKASVGSLGRTKSEISSRIKKSPSASNRTTLQKSKAEKDEESRKKLEQSLLQRQKRIAERSGTTGFTKPTTRKYAKESATSSKVEKPKPEAPTEATNRLHKPLCKSSTIDRLSATRTAKDRSIESKTTPSRKASQKENKAIAPLQKSAGNESKKGPRKIKPSDSKSHQVKPSDTKVNAKDFSASNSQKVKDGKGDIMLMSNEHGSELRPQLSNETVDAKNTEEVRSISFNEKKDIPVLSAEHLKDEKKQSSNKVRFVLSEDESSAADDDIGVSPQVNGNPSPVNPLSSSASIMHEDSNISVEPTECQEIISNEVSTPPPNNEMNLEANNARRKWITDESSLKVTKGFRKLLLFGRKS is encoded by the exons ATGGATTCCAGGACCCGTCTGGATTATGCTTTGTTTCAGCTCACCCCAACAAGAACCAG ATGCGATCTTGTAATCTATGCTGGTAACAATTCGGAGAAATTAGCTTCTGGTTTACTTGAGCCTTTTATTACACATCTCAAATCAGCTAAAGATCAAATTTCTAAAGGGGGTTATTCCATTACTCTTCGACCTTCACCAACTAATGCTTATTGGTTCACTAAAGCTACTTTACAAAG GTTTGTGGGATTTGTTAGTACTCCTGAAATTCTTGAGCGATTTGTAACCATAGAAAGAGAAATTACGCAGATTGAGAGCTCAGTTCAATCTAATGAA GGAAATGCATCAGCTTTTGATGGAGATTCCAAATTCTCTGCTGGTTTTCCAAAG TTCAAAGGTGAATCTGATGGTATTGGTGACGCTGCACAAGAAGAAAATCCCAA GATTCGTCTTCAACGTGTTCTCGAAAGCAGAAAAGCAGTTTTAAGGAGAGAGCAAGCAATGGCTTATGCTCGTGCTTTGGTATCTGGCTTTGATATGGACAATTTGGATGACCTCATATCTTTTGCTAATGCTTTTGGAGCTCTACGTTTAAG GGAAGCATGCATTAAATTTATGGAGCTGTGTAACAAAAAGAGAGATGACgggatctggatggatgaagtggCAGCTCTTCAGGCCTACTCTCCTGAATTGTCATATTTCGGTAGATCTGGAATCATGCTTGCTGCTGAACATAGTGATGTTACTCAAGATATCATGTTGAACAATCAAAATATCGGTCTCTCCAGCAGAAAACAGAATGGTTCTATTGATGCTTCGACATCTGATACCATAAGTCATGCAAGTTTAGATACTAATCAAG AAAATGGATTACCACCACCAATCCAAATGCACTCTACAGATGGAAAATCACAAGCAATATGGCCAAACAATCTACCACCTtacatgcaaaattttcaaaatcctgCATTTCAACAAATGCCACCATATCCAGGATACATGTTTTCGGGCATGCAGGCTAATCCAACTTACTATCCTGGAATGCCATGGCCTGCAAATGCGGAAGATTCTATTCGAGGTCCTGGTCATGAATCAGATTATAATTGGAAGAATAAACCACCTTCCAAGAACAAGAAGAAATATTCAAATGGGAGGGGACCAATTAATTCAACAGAAGATGATAAACATGAAAGCAACAATTCAGCCTCTAACAGTGATTCTGATGATTATGAGGATGACAAGAAAACGCAGCTGCCTATTGACAACCTTCAGACCAAGAAGCATGGGAAAAGTTCATCAAGAAAAGTTGTTATCCGCAACATAAACTACATAGCTTCGAATAGAAATGAGCAAACTGACAGCAGCACTGAGGATAGTTCTGCCGATGAGGATGCAGGTTCCCTCAGAAAGCAGGTAGAAGAAGCAGTTGGATCATGGGAGAGGCACCACAACTCAACGTCTCGCAACAAGAAGAAACGAGATGGAAAGAAGGTAAAAAAAAGTGGCAATATCTCAAATGGGGCTTCTAAGGGGAGTACTAAGGATGAAGTTACCAGAGAAGAAAACATCGGTAAGAATTGGGATATCTTCCAGAACATTCTTATGCAAGATGCAGATTCAAGGGCCAATGACACGGGGTCAAAGAGCTTTGTGGAAGATGTAGCACCTGCATCCAATGTTAGATCAGAAGGTTTATTAAAGCAATGGACTCCATCAGCCGATTCTCTTATTGTGACTGAGAGACAACTAGGACATGAAGATAAAGTGCCTCAACAAAACATTGGGGAAGAAAAAAGTTTTCGACCAGTTAATAGAAGAGAAAGCACAGAAGAAGAGTTGTTATTTTCACATAGAACACAGGAGTCAGATCGCTATCCTCAGTCTATCTTGTCCAATGGTGCCACTGAATCAGTTGTCCTTAAGAACCACAAAGAGGAGGATTGGTTAGCTGGTAATCTACTGAATAAATCAATACGTCAAGGAGAAATCTCAGATCAAAATATCTTTGTTGGAGATTATGCTTTGGAGACGGGGAAAGATAAGAATGGCATTCTATTTGATGACTCCATTATGGTTCAATCCCATTCAGTTGATACCGCGTCTGATTATCACCAACAGACAGACATTTTCATGGTTTCAGACATCGTCGGAGCTGAACAAGTTAAGCACAACATGCCTAATCATGTAGTAAAAGATAAGCTTGATTCTTCTGATACATGTGAACCAAATGACCTTTTCATGGTGCTTGGAAGTGCTTCAACTGCTGAGCAAGTTCCAGCTTCTTGGAATCCTGAAATAGATTACGAAAATGATGTCTTCTTGTCTGAAACTCTTAAAATTCACTGTGATGTCAGACCTACTGATATGAAGCTTCCACAAAATGATGAAGAAACCAAAAAGACCGGTAAGGACTTTGGACGAAAGGGAGTTGGCAAAGAACCAAAATCTAAAGCTTCAGTTGGATCTCTTGGAAGGACAAAATCTGAGatatcttcaagaatcaagaaaTCTCCTTCTGCAAGTAATAGAACCACATTGCAAAAGAGCAAAGCTGAGAAG GACGAGGAAAGTAGAAAGAAATTGGAACAATCATTATTGCAGCGCCAAAAGAGAATTGCAGAAAGAAGTGGTACCACTGGTTTTACCAAACCGACTACAAGGAAGTATGCAAAAGAGTCAGCCACATCTTCAAAAGTTGAGAAGCCAAAACCTGAGGCTCCAACTGAGGCAACCAATAGACTACATAAACCACTTTGTAAGAGTTCCACTATAGATCGCCTTTCAGCTACAAGGACAGCTAAGGATCGATCAATTGAGTCAAAAACTACTCCAAGTAGGAAAGCAAGTCAAAAGGAGAATAAAGCGATTGCTCCATTACAGAAGTCAGCTGGAAATGAGAGTAAGAAAGGTCCACGTAAGATCAAGCCTTCAGATTCAAAAAGTCATCAGGTCAAGCCTTCGGATACAAAAGTTAATGCAAAAGATTTTTCTGCATCTAATTCTCAGAAGGTAAAAGATGGCAAGGGTGACATAATGTTAATGTCAAATGAACACGGATCTGAACTAAGACCACAGCTTTCTAATGAGACTGTTGATGCTAAGAACACGGAGGAGGTACGTAGCATATCATTCAATGAGAAGAAGGATATACCTGTGCTTTCTGCTGAACATTTGAAAGATGAAAAGAAACAAAGTTCTAACAAGGTAAGGTTTGTACTATCTGAAGATGAAAGCTCAGCAGCTGATGATGATATTGGAGTTAGTCCTCAAGTGAATGGTAATCCGTCGCCCGTCAATCCTCTGAGTTCCTCTGCTTCCATAATGCATGAGGACAGTAACATAAGTGTGGAGCCTACAGAATGCCAAGAGATCATCTCTAATGAAGTCTCTACGCCTCCTCCAAATAATGAAATGAACCTCGAGGCAAATAACGCGAGAAGAAAATGGATAACTGATGAAAGCTCTCTTAAAGTTACCAAAGGATTCAGAAAACTTCTCTTGTTTGGTCGGAAAAGCTGA
- the LOC104089362 gene encoding COP1-interacting protein 7 isoform X1 — MDSRTRLDYALFQLTPTRTRCDLVIYAGNNSEKLASGLLEPFITHLKSAKDQISKGGYSITLRPSPTNAYWFTKATLQRFVGFVSTPEILERFVTIEREITQIESSVQSNEQANGTINAEGNASAFDGDSKFSAGFPKFKGESDGIGDAAQEENPKIRLQRVLESRKAVLRREQAMAYARALVSGFDMDNLDDLISFANAFGALRLREACIKFMELCNKKRDDGIWMDEVAALQAYSPELSYFGRSGIMLAAEHSDVTQDIMLNNQNIGLSSRKQNGSIDASTSDTISHASLDTNQENGLPPPIQMHSTDGKSQAIWPNNLPPYMQNFQNPAFQQMPPYPGYMFSGMQANPTYYPGMPWPANAEDSIRGPGHESDYNWKNKPPSKNKKKYSNGRGPINSTEDDKHESNNSASNSDSDDYEDDKKTQLPIDNLQTKKHGKSSSRKVVIRNINYIASNRNEQTDSSTEDSSADEDAGSLRKQVEEAVGSWERHHNSTSRNKKKRDGKKVKKSGNISNGASKGSTKDEVTREENIGKNWDIFQNILMQDADSRANDTGSKSFVEDVAPASNVRSEGLLKQWTPSADSLIVTERQLGHEDKVPQQNIGEEKSFRPVNRRESTEEELLFSHRTQESDRYPQSILSNGATESVVLKNHKEEDWLAGNLLNKSIRQGEISDQNIFVGDYALETGKDKNGILFDDSIMVQSHSVDTASDYHQQTDIFMVSDIVGAEQVKHNMPNHVVKDKLDSSDTCEPNDLFMVLGSASTAEQVPASWNPEIDYENDVFLSETLKIHCDVRPTDMKLPQNDEETKKTGKDFGRKGVGKEPKSKASVGSLGRTKSEISSRIKKSPSASNRTTLQKSKAEKDEESRKKLEQSLLQRQKRIAERSGTTGFTKPTTRKYAKESATSSKVEKPKPEAPTEATNRLHKPLCKSSTIDRLSATRTAKDRSIESKTTPSRKASQKENKAIAPLQKSAGNESKKGPRKIKPSDSKSHQVKPSDTKVNAKDFSASNSQKVKDGKGDIMLMSNEHGSELRPQLSNETVDAKNTEEVRSISFNEKKDIPVLSAEHLKDEKKQSSNKVRFVLSEDESSAADDDIGVSPQVNGNPSPVNPLSSSASIMHEDSNISVEPTECQEIISNEVSTPPPNNEMNLEANNARRKWITDESSLKVTKGFRKLLLFGRKS; from the exons ATGGATTCCAGGACCCGTCTGGATTATGCTTTGTTTCAGCTCACCCCAACAAGAACCAG ATGCGATCTTGTAATCTATGCTGGTAACAATTCGGAGAAATTAGCTTCTGGTTTACTTGAGCCTTTTATTACACATCTCAAATCAGCTAAAGATCAAATTTCTAAAGGGGGTTATTCCATTACTCTTCGACCTTCACCAACTAATGCTTATTGGTTCACTAAAGCTACTTTACAAAG GTTTGTGGGATTTGTTAGTACTCCTGAAATTCTTGAGCGATTTGTAACCATAGAAAGAGAAATTACGCAGATTGAGAGCTCAGTTCAATCTAATGAACAAGCAAATGGCACTATCAATGCTGAAG GAAATGCATCAGCTTTTGATGGAGATTCCAAATTCTCTGCTGGTTTTCCAAAG TTCAAAGGTGAATCTGATGGTATTGGTGACGCTGCACAAGAAGAAAATCCCAA GATTCGTCTTCAACGTGTTCTCGAAAGCAGAAAAGCAGTTTTAAGGAGAGAGCAAGCAATGGCTTATGCTCGTGCTTTGGTATCTGGCTTTGATATGGACAATTTGGATGACCTCATATCTTTTGCTAATGCTTTTGGAGCTCTACGTTTAAG GGAAGCATGCATTAAATTTATGGAGCTGTGTAACAAAAAGAGAGATGACgggatctggatggatgaagtggCAGCTCTTCAGGCCTACTCTCCTGAATTGTCATATTTCGGTAGATCTGGAATCATGCTTGCTGCTGAACATAGTGATGTTACTCAAGATATCATGTTGAACAATCAAAATATCGGTCTCTCCAGCAGAAAACAGAATGGTTCTATTGATGCTTCGACATCTGATACCATAAGTCATGCAAGTTTAGATACTAATCAAG AAAATGGATTACCACCACCAATCCAAATGCACTCTACAGATGGAAAATCACAAGCAATATGGCCAAACAATCTACCACCTtacatgcaaaattttcaaaatcctgCATTTCAACAAATGCCACCATATCCAGGATACATGTTTTCGGGCATGCAGGCTAATCCAACTTACTATCCTGGAATGCCATGGCCTGCAAATGCGGAAGATTCTATTCGAGGTCCTGGTCATGAATCAGATTATAATTGGAAGAATAAACCACCTTCCAAGAACAAGAAGAAATATTCAAATGGGAGGGGACCAATTAATTCAACAGAAGATGATAAACATGAAAGCAACAATTCAGCCTCTAACAGTGATTCTGATGATTATGAGGATGACAAGAAAACGCAGCTGCCTATTGACAACCTTCAGACCAAGAAGCATGGGAAAAGTTCATCAAGAAAAGTTGTTATCCGCAACATAAACTACATAGCTTCGAATAGAAATGAGCAAACTGACAGCAGCACTGAGGATAGTTCTGCCGATGAGGATGCAGGTTCCCTCAGAAAGCAGGTAGAAGAAGCAGTTGGATCATGGGAGAGGCACCACAACTCAACGTCTCGCAACAAGAAGAAACGAGATGGAAAGAAGGTAAAAAAAAGTGGCAATATCTCAAATGGGGCTTCTAAGGGGAGTACTAAGGATGAAGTTACCAGAGAAGAAAACATCGGTAAGAATTGGGATATCTTCCAGAACATTCTTATGCAAGATGCAGATTCAAGGGCCAATGACACGGGGTCAAAGAGCTTTGTGGAAGATGTAGCACCTGCATCCAATGTTAGATCAGAAGGTTTATTAAAGCAATGGACTCCATCAGCCGATTCTCTTATTGTGACTGAGAGACAACTAGGACATGAAGATAAAGTGCCTCAACAAAACATTGGGGAAGAAAAAAGTTTTCGACCAGTTAATAGAAGAGAAAGCACAGAAGAAGAGTTGTTATTTTCACATAGAACACAGGAGTCAGATCGCTATCCTCAGTCTATCTTGTCCAATGGTGCCACTGAATCAGTTGTCCTTAAGAACCACAAAGAGGAGGATTGGTTAGCTGGTAATCTACTGAATAAATCAATACGTCAAGGAGAAATCTCAGATCAAAATATCTTTGTTGGAGATTATGCTTTGGAGACGGGGAAAGATAAGAATGGCATTCTATTTGATGACTCCATTATGGTTCAATCCCATTCAGTTGATACCGCGTCTGATTATCACCAACAGACAGACATTTTCATGGTTTCAGACATCGTCGGAGCTGAACAAGTTAAGCACAACATGCCTAATCATGTAGTAAAAGATAAGCTTGATTCTTCTGATACATGTGAACCAAATGACCTTTTCATGGTGCTTGGAAGTGCTTCAACTGCTGAGCAAGTTCCAGCTTCTTGGAATCCTGAAATAGATTACGAAAATGATGTCTTCTTGTCTGAAACTCTTAAAATTCACTGTGATGTCAGACCTACTGATATGAAGCTTCCACAAAATGATGAAGAAACCAAAAAGACCGGTAAGGACTTTGGACGAAAGGGAGTTGGCAAAGAACCAAAATCTAAAGCTTCAGTTGGATCTCTTGGAAGGACAAAATCTGAGatatcttcaagaatcaagaaaTCTCCTTCTGCAAGTAATAGAACCACATTGCAAAAGAGCAAAGCTGAGAAG GACGAGGAAAGTAGAAAGAAATTGGAACAATCATTATTGCAGCGCCAAAAGAGAATTGCAGAAAGAAGTGGTACCACTGGTTTTACCAAACCGACTACAAGGAAGTATGCAAAAGAGTCAGCCACATCTTCAAAAGTTGAGAAGCCAAAACCTGAGGCTCCAACTGAGGCAACCAATAGACTACATAAACCACTTTGTAAGAGTTCCACTATAGATCGCCTTTCAGCTACAAGGACAGCTAAGGATCGATCAATTGAGTCAAAAACTACTCCAAGTAGGAAAGCAAGTCAAAAGGAGAATAAAGCGATTGCTCCATTACAGAAGTCAGCTGGAAATGAGAGTAAGAAAGGTCCACGTAAGATCAAGCCTTCAGATTCAAAAAGTCATCAGGTCAAGCCTTCGGATACAAAAGTTAATGCAAAAGATTTTTCTGCATCTAATTCTCAGAAGGTAAAAGATGGCAAGGGTGACATAATGTTAATGTCAAATGAACACGGATCTGAACTAAGACCACAGCTTTCTAATGAGACTGTTGATGCTAAGAACACGGAGGAGGTACGTAGCATATCATTCAATGAGAAGAAGGATATACCTGTGCTTTCTGCTGAACATTTGAAAGATGAAAAGAAACAAAGTTCTAACAAGGTAAGGTTTGTACTATCTGAAGATGAAAGCTCAGCAGCTGATGATGATATTGGAGTTAGTCCTCAAGTGAATGGTAATCCGTCGCCCGTCAATCCTCTGAGTTCCTCTGCTTCCATAATGCATGAGGACAGTAACATAAGTGTGGAGCCTACAGAATGCCAAGAGATCATCTCTAATGAAGTCTCTACGCCTCCTCCAAATAATGAAATGAACCTCGAGGCAAATAACGCGAGAAGAAAATGGATAACTGATGAAAGCTCTCTTAAAGTTACCAAAGGATTCAGAAAACTTCTCTTGTTTGGTCGGAAAAGCTGA